In Brienomyrus brachyistius isolate T26 chromosome 14, BBRACH_0.4, whole genome shotgun sequence, the following proteins share a genomic window:
- the mipol1 gene encoding mirror-image polydactyly gene 1 protein isoform X3 encodes MMEEDQQRDQIFLSEGCSPSGVEIQDRSRDELEAVPAYRCHFTSTEHGDLAAVSGVQEAQCNAKASSAFNSAKQLSLLDEERNIAFLLKELDTLRDLNKQLRDELAVKERALESRMLDAELRESQLEAQACEKAGALVEEIYKAQRERDQALMARLRLANEERDEALLRAKRLQQAAAGLENINPEESDMVSLLPFEMPGPSPPPASASCLSLAWFVEKSNDLEELLNRINSADSAQGIERTGAVIVDRLRKIRDRKRRITAEEMNAVIEERDAALARCQRLERDLHQVREQSRASANSARHLTAENNQERAWKEALDVVRMERDRAVEQIRQLEQEMQTLRASCSLLHPPCREAPANKPPEPALSCSSPQPPTSLAPQNTQLLEQLRLLAVELRSSQAQLRRSQEVECEAKERVQKLERLVEVLRKKVGSGSLRTVI; translated from the exons ATGATGGAGGAAGACCAACAACGTGACCAAATTTTCTTGTCGGAGGGGTGTTCGCCGTCAGGAGTCGAAATCCAGGACAGGAGCAGGGATGAGCTGGAAGCAGTGCCAGCATACAGATGTCATTTCACTTCCACGGAGCACGGCGATCTCGCAGCAGTAAG TGGTGTACAGGAGGCGCAGTGTAATGCCAAGGCAAGCAGTGCTTTTAACTCCGCAAAGCAGCTTTCGCTCCTGGACGAGGAGAGAAACATTGCCTTCCTGCTAAAAGAGCTGGACACTCTCAGGGATCTCAATAAGCAG ctccgGGACGAGTTGGCCGTGAAGGAGAGGGCGCTGGAGAGCAGGATGCTGGATGCCGAGCTGAGGGAAAGCCAACTGGAAGCCCAGGCCTGCGAGAAAGCTGGAG CTCTGGTGGAGGAAATCTACAAGGCGCAGAGGGAGCGAGACCAAGCCTTGATGGCCAGGCTGCGGCTGGCCAACGAGGAGAGGGACGAGGCTCTGCTCCGAGCCAAGAGGCTGCAACAGGCAGCCGCGGG CCTGGAGAACATCAACCCAGAGGAAAGCGATATGGTGAGCCTTTTACCTTTCGAGATGCCTGGCCCCTCTCCACCACCTGCTTCAGCCAGCTGTCTAAGCCTGGCGTGGTTTGTGGAAAAAAGCAAT GATCTGGAGGAGCTGCTCAATCGGATCAATAGTGCCGATTCTGCCCAGGGCATCGAGCGCACTGGGGCAGTCATAGTGGACAGGCTGAGGAAGATACGAGACCGCAAGAGGAGGATCACGGCTGAGGAGATGAACGCGGTCATTGAGGAGCGAGATGCTGCCCTGGCCAGG TGCCAGCGGCTGGAGCGGGATCTTCATCAAGTGCGAGAGCAGAGCCGGGCTTCGGCAAACAGCGCCAGACACCTGACTGCCGAAAACAATCAGGAGCGTGCCTGGAAG GAGGCACTGGATGTGGTCCGGATGGAGCGAGATCGGGCTGTCGAGCAGATCCGGCAACTGGAGCAGGAGATGCAGACCCTGCGTGCCTCTTGCAG CTTGCTGCACCCCCCGTGTCGGGAGGCCCCCGCAAACAAGCCTCCTGAGCCTGCTCTGAGCTGCTcttccccccagccccccacatcTCTGGCCCCGCAGAACACACAGCTTCTGGAGCAGCTTCGACTCCTGGCCGTCGAGCTGCGCAGTTCACAGGCCCAGCTTCGGCGGAGCCAGGAGGTTGAGTGTGAGGCCAAGGAAAGAGTGCAGAA